From the Tautonia marina genome, the window GCCAAGGCTCGTCGCGGCTACGAGATGACCCTCGGGTTCCAGGTCTCGTCGTTGAACATGCTGGCCGGCTGGGTCGGCGGCGCGTTCGTCAACCGAGACAAGAAGGGGGACCCCGGCGACCGCGACCCGATCAAGGTCGTTCCGGTCGATCAACAGCGGGCAGCCCTGGCGTTCATCATCGAGAACGCCTTCAAGGACGACGCGTTCGGCCTGACCCCCGAGCTGCTCCGCCGGATGTCGGTCGATAAGTGGCTCGACGGCGACGGGTTCCGATCGGCCGTCAACGATGAACCGACCTGGCCGATTCACGATCGGATCATGGGCATTCAGGCATCAGCACTGACGATGCTCATGAATCCGACCACCCTGAGGCGGGTCTATGACAACGAGTTCCGGATTCCGGCCGAAGAGGATGCCCTGACCCTTCCCGAACTGCTCGAAACCGTGAGCAAGGCCATCTGGTCGGAGCTGGACGAGCCGGGCAACGGTCCGTTCACCGATCGGAAGCCGATGGTGTCGAGCCTGCGCCGGAACCTTCAGCGCGAGCATCTCGATCGCCTGATCGATCTGTGTCTGGACAATGGAGGCAGTGGGGCGGCCCAGAAGCCGATCTCGAACCTGGCCCAGATGCAGCTTCGCGAGCTGAAGGATCAGGCATCGAAGATTCTCGAAGCGACCAACGGCAAGGCCGACTCCTACACCCGCGCTCATCTACTCGAAACGGTCGATCTGATCGATCGGGCGTTGGATGCTCAGGTGATTTACAACACGAAGGACCTGGTGCCCACGTCGGGACGCCCGATGGTCCTGTTCGGCGAGCAAGGCATTCCGTCGTCTCGCTGAGTGAACGAGGCCGGGGAGGGTGAGTGCCCCGGCTCGTTGAGAATTGTGGTTCGAAACCCGCCGGAGACGGTCCCGATCGCATGGGGATCGTTTCCGGTGCGCTTATTGGTGGGGAGTGGGTTCCGGCCGGGCCGAGCTTGACCGTTCTGTCCGCTCCGGGTAGAGAACGAGGTCCCGGTCCAGCGCAGATCGTCCGTTCCTTGCCGTTCAGGCGATCACAACCGAAGGGTCAGGCCAAGGGAGTGCCTGCCGAGGACCGGCCGCCAGGAGGATTGCGGCAATGCACGGCGGAGGAACGGGGCAGCAGATCGGCCTGGCCCATCGGGCCCGACGACGGCTCCAGCGCGTCGCCGAACGAACCCGGCATCGGATTCAAGGGGTGCCGGTTCGCCTGGCCGAGCGGGCCGCCGGATTGCCCGTACCGCCTCCTCGCTTGCTGCACGACATCGGCAATTCCGAGGACCCGAACTGGTTTCTCCAGGGGGGTCGCTGGGCCGCCGAGGACATCCGAAACGCCGCCGCCCGCCACGGAATGCCGATGGAGGAGGTGGGGGCGTTGCTCGACTTCGGCTGCGGGGTCGGCCGGGTGGTGCGCCACTGGTCGAGCCTGGCCGCATCGGGGGTCGAGATCGTGGGGACCGACACCAACCCGGCGATGATCGCCTGGTGCCGCCGTCATCTCGGCTTCGCTCGCTTCGCGGTCAATACGCTCGATGGGCGGATCGACGCCCCCGACGATTGGTTCGGCCTGGCCTACGCCCTGTCGGTCTTTACGCACATGGGAGCGACCCGCCAGCGGCACTGGATGGCCGAGCTGCGCCGGGTGGTCCGGCCCGGCGGCCTGGTGCTGATCACCCTGCACGGCGACGCCTACCGAGCCGGTCTTTCTCCCCAACTTCGCAACCAGTACGACAGGGGGGAGATGGTGGTGGTGGGCACCGACCGCGAAGGGAGCAACGACTGCGCCGCCTTCCACCCGCCTGGGTCGCTCGCAACGGGCCTGGCCGAGGGGTGGGAGCTTCTGGAATGGCTGCCCCAGGCGGCTCGCGGGAATCCGGTCCAGGACGTCTGCTTGCTGCGAAAGCCCCTCGATTCACGAGGGCCCGTTCCACCGAAGGGGAGGTGATCAGAGCGGAATCGGGCTTGGGGACGGGGCGATCAATCGCGTATTCTGGCAACGCTCCCGAGACGTGCCCCGCTCCACCCCTGGCCGAGTTTTCCGCCGATGCGACCCTTCGTTCTGTCGGTTGTTGCGATCCTTGCCCTGTTCACCGTTGGTCCACATCGAGCCCAATCGGCGAGTCTCTGGAACGATTGCGGCCACCGGGTGATTGCGGCCATCGCCTTCGAGGAACTCGGCCCCGAGGCCCGTCAGGCGCTTCTCGACTTGCTCGACCAGCACCCGGCCGCGCAAGACGCGACCTTCTGGGCCAAGCATCCCCTGAACGGTGACAATGCCGAGCTGAACCGGTTCATGAACGCGGCCGTCTTCCCCGACGACGTGAAGCGGCCGGGCCCGTTCAAGCGCTACGATCTCGGCCGGGCTCATTACATCAACTTCCGGATCATAGTCGATTCCGCAGGGATGGTGGAGGTGCTGCCCCCGTTGCAGGACCTCGACTACGACGACCCGCACGGCGACATCCTTGAATCGCTGGCGACGAACCTGGCGATCGCGCGCGACCGGTCGGCCTCGGCGTCGGATCGGGCGTTGGCGCTGAGCTGGATCTTTCATCTGGTCGGCGACCTGCATCAGCCGTTGCATAACGTGGCCCGCTTTTGCGTGGCGACCCCCAACGGCGACCGGGGAGGCAACGGCATTCGGTTCGCCCAGGGGAACCTGCACAGCTACTGGGACCGGGCGCTGGGGACCGACGCGACTCCCGAGAGCGTCGAAGCGCTGGCCGCCGCCTTGCGGGCCGAGTCTCCGCGTGAGACGTTTGCCGAGCGGCTCGCAGAGCCCGACCCGGGCCGATGGTCGCGGGAAGGGGTCGACCTCGCCCTCCAGACGGTTTATCGCAACCTCGACCCCTCGCTGGCCGAGTTCCCCGACATCCCGATCGGTTACGAGGCCGACGCCCGATCGCTCGCGCGGCGGCAATCGGCCCTGGCCGGCTATCGCCTGGCGGACCTGCTCCAGGGGATCTTGACCAGCCCGGAATCTCCGGCCGATCCCGCCGACAAATAACCCAGGCTGCCTAAGCTTCCAGGCGAATGCACGTTCACCAGGTTTTCATTTGACAAAAAAAGGTGACGCTCGATACCGTGTGCTTCCGGCGGATTTTCGAGAGACGTGTCACAAGTGATGGTTGTTTCCCTAAGATCATTCAAGATCAAATCGTTCGCGCTCGATCACTCGGATCCCACCCGTGGATGGTGATGGCGTTCCGATGAGTCGCAACGGACGAATCCTTGCCAACGTCCCACACTGCATTCGGTCTGTCACACCTTCGACCAGGGACGCGGGATTCGTGAAGCACAGCAACCAAGAGGGCCGCGCAGCGGTTTGAGTTTTGGAGAGGGATCCAGGAACCACCACCGGAGACTCGGCGTTCTCAGTCGGAACGGTCGCCTCCTCGAAACCGTCGGCCACGGTCGACACCTTGATCATCGAGCCGCCGTCGGGGTGGCAACTGGTCAATCTTCGAGAGCTGGTGGAACGACGCGATCTGCTCGTGTTCATGACCTGGCGGGGGATCAAGGCGCGGTACGCTCAGTCGGTGCTGGGGATTGGCTGGGCGGTCTTTCAGCCGGTCATCACGATGCTGATCTACACGGTCATCTTCAGCCGGGTGGCCAAGATTTCGTTGCCGGGGAACCTTCCGTACGCGCTGGTGGCCTTCTGCGGGATTCTTCCCTGGTTGTTCTTCTCCTCAGGACTGACGGGGGCGAGCAACAGTCTGGTCCAGAACAACCAGATGATCTCGAAGATCTACTTCCCGAGAATCATCTTGCCCCTGGCGCAGATTCTCTCGAAGTTCGTAGACCTGGGGATCATGCTGCTGTTGCTGGGGCTGCTGCTGCTCGGCTACGCGATGGCGGGGTATGATGTTGCTCCGCGCCCGGAAGCGATTGTCGTGATTCCGGCGATGATTTTGGTAGCCTTCGTCGCGGTGCTGGGGCTGAGTCTCTGGCTGGCGGCGATGGCGGTGCAGTACCGAGACGTGGCGTATGCCCTGACCTTCGTGATTCAACTGGCGATG encodes:
- a CDS encoding class I SAM-dependent methyltransferase yields the protein MHGGGTGQQIGLAHRARRRLQRVAERTRHRIQGVPVRLAERAAGLPVPPPRLLHDIGNSEDPNWFLQGGRWAAEDIRNAAARHGMPMEEVGALLDFGCGVGRVVRHWSSLAASGVEIVGTDTNPAMIAWCRRHLGFARFAVNTLDGRIDAPDDWFGLAYALSVFTHMGATRQRHWMAELRRVVRPGGLVLITLHGDAYRAGLSPQLRNQYDRGEMVVVGTDREGSNDCAAFHPPGSLATGLAEGWELLEWLPQAARGNPVQDVCLLRKPLDSRGPVPPKGR
- a CDS encoding S1/P1 nuclease translates to MRPFVLSVVAILALFTVGPHRAQSASLWNDCGHRVIAAIAFEELGPEARQALLDLLDQHPAAQDATFWAKHPLNGDNAELNRFMNAAVFPDDVKRPGPFKRYDLGRAHYINFRIIVDSAGMVEVLPPLQDLDYDDPHGDILESLATNLAIARDRSASASDRALALSWIFHLVGDLHQPLHNVARFCVATPNGDRGGNGIRFAQGNLHSYWDRALGTDATPESVEALAAALRAESPRETFAERLAEPDPGRWSREGVDLALQTVYRNLDPSLAEFPDIPIGYEADARSLARRQSALAGYRLADLLQGILTSPESPADPADK
- a CDS encoding ABC transporter permease gives rise to the protein MERDPGTTTGDSAFSVGTVASSKPSATVDTLIIEPPSGWQLVNLRELVERRDLLVFMTWRGIKARYAQSVLGIGWAVFQPVITMLIYTVIFSRVAKISLPGNLPYALVAFCGILPWLFFSSGLTGASNSLVQNNQMISKIYFPRIILPLAQILSKFVDLGIMLLLLGLLLLGYAMAGYDVAPRPEAIVVIPAMILVAFVAVLGLSLWLAAMAVQYRDVAYALTFVIQLAMYLTPVIYTTEMIPGRLLPIFGLNPMLAVITGFRASLLGAPFEYHLPLILEGTLVAVILLVTGLFYFRRSERLFADVA